CTGGCAAATCTCTGGCACGCCTGGCAGGGTCCTTGCCGTCACAGCGAGCCTGGAAGGCACCGGGAGTCGGCTGTGAGTCGTCCCGGCGCCGATTGACAGCAGATTCACAGGTGGCTCCCAGCTGAACTTCGGGTAGGGGGGCTATATCCACGACCAGCATGCAGTACGCGCCGCCGCACGTGGGAGGGAGATGATCGAGCTGGCATCGGGAAGGGAGGCGACCGTGGGTGAGCCGTCGGCCATGGCCGAGCGGCGGCGACCGCCGGAGGCTCGGCTGCTGGTGGTCGAGGACGAGCCCAACATCCTCGAGCTGCTGTCGGCCAGCCTGCGCCTGGCCGGGTTCGAGGTGGCCACGGCCACCGGTGGGCTGGAGGCCCTCCAGGCGGTGCAGCGCCACCGCCCCGACCTGGTCGTCCTGGACGTGATGCTGCCCGACCTGGACGGCTTCGACGTGGCCAGGCGGCTCCGCTCGGGCGACACCCGCACCCCGGTGCTGTTCCTCACAGCCAAGGACGCCACCGAGGACAAGGTCACCGGCCTGACCATCGGCGGCGACGACTACGTCACCAAGCCGTTCAGCCTGGAGGAGGTGATCGCCC
The nucleotide sequence above comes from Actinomycetota bacterium. Encoded proteins:
- a CDS encoding response regulator transcription factor encodes the protein MAERRRPPEARLLVVEDEPNILELLSASLRLAGFEVATATGGLEALQAVQRHRPDLVVLDVMLPDLDGFDVARRLRSGDTRTPVLFLTAKDATEDKVTGLTIGGDDYVTKPFSLEEVIARIRAVLRRAGSGGPPPPPTRLRAADLELDTESHEVWRAGKRVQLSPTEFKLLRYLMTNAGRVLSKAQILDHVWNYDFRGDSSIVESYVSYLRRKVDAVEPRLIHTIRSVGYVLRLPDR